A stretch of the Duncaniella dubosii genome encodes the following:
- a CDS encoding peptide MFS transporter, with translation MFKDQPKGLIPAALSNMGERFGYYIMNAVLVLFLCSKFGLSEETSTLIYSFFYAGIYLLSLVGGVIADRTQNYKGTIISGLIVMCSGYLLLSIPILSTSENISWLLPMTCFALFLIAFGNGLFKGNLQAIVGQLYDNPKYASKRDSGFQIFYVFINVGGLIAPFVAPMLRSWWLGVHNLAYNAKLPALCHEYLSVTDNMSTENINNLYSLITATGGNAAGDIQAFCSQYLEVFNTGVHYSFIASVAAMVLSLAIFLIYKKGLPNPSAKAKTTSVSISDEERRAMAKEIKQRMMALFAVLGVVIFFWFSFHQNGTSLSLFARDFVDTSTIAPEIWQAVNPFFVIVLTPVVMALFAMLSRRGIEISTPKKIAIGMGLAGLAFLFLAIFSAVSGYPSATEFRAMPVGETAGMLAGPWVLILLYFFLTVAELFISPLGLSFVSKVAPGHMQGLCQGLWLGATALGNLLLWIGPLMYNAWPLWMCWSVFLAVCIVSMGVMFGMVNWLERVTKA, from the coding sequence ATGTTTAAAGACCAACCTAAAGGCCTTATTCCAGCCGCCCTCAGCAATATGGGCGAACGCTTCGGCTACTACATCATGAACGCCGTGCTGGTGCTGTTTCTATGTTCGAAATTCGGACTCAGCGAAGAGACGAGTACCCTTATCTATTCCTTCTTCTATGCCGGCATCTACCTGCTCAGCCTTGTCGGAGGTGTGATTGCCGACCGTACACAAAACTACAAGGGCACAATCATCAGCGGTCTCATCGTGATGTGTTCAGGCTATCTCCTCCTGTCAATTCCCATCCTCTCCACAAGCGAGAATATCTCATGGCTCCTGCCGATGACCTGTTTCGCCCTCTTCCTGATCGCATTCGGCAACGGTCTCTTCAAAGGCAACCTGCAGGCAATCGTAGGCCAGCTCTACGACAATCCGAAGTATGCCTCCAAGCGCGACTCCGGATTCCAGATTTTCTATGTGTTCATCAACGTCGGCGGTCTCATCGCCCCCTTTGTCGCCCCCATGCTCCGCAGCTGGTGGCTCGGTGTCCACAATCTCGCCTACAATGCCAAACTCCCCGCGCTCTGCCATGAATATCTGAGCGTGACCGACAACATGTCGACCGAAAACATCAACAACCTCTACTCGCTCATCACAGCCACCGGCGGAAATGCGGCCGGCGACATTCAGGCATTCTGCAGCCAGTATCTTGAAGTGTTCAACACCGGTGTCCACTATTCGTTCATCGCATCGGTAGCGGCAATGGTGCTCTCGCTCGCCATATTCCTCATCTACAAGAAGGGTCTTCCCAACCCGTCGGCCAAAGCCAAGACCACTTCTGTCAGCATCTCTGACGAGGAACGCCGTGCAATGGCCAAGGAGATCAAACAGCGCATGATGGCCCTCTTCGCAGTGCTCGGCGTGGTTATCTTCTTCTGGTTCTCGTTCCATCAGAACGGCACCTCGCTCTCGCTCTTCGCACGCGATTTCGTCGACACATCCACTATCGCACCTGAAATCTGGCAGGCTGTCAATCCGTTCTTCGTGATTGTCCTCACACCGGTTGTCATGGCCCTCTTCGCCATGCTCAGCCGCCGTGGCATCGAAATCTCCACCCCCAAGAAGATTGCCATCGGTATGGGACTCGCAGGTCTCGCCTTCCTTTTCCTCGCCATCTTCTCGGCTGTTTCAGGTTATCCCTCGGCTACTGAATTCCGTGCAATGCCCGTCGGAGAGACCGCCGGTATGCTTGCCGGTCCGTGGGTGCTCATCCTCCTCTATTTCTTCCTGACAGTCGCCGAACTTTTCATCTCACCCCTCGGGCTTTCATTCGTGTCGAAAGTTGCCCCCGGCCACATGCAGGGTCTCTGCCAAGGTCTATGGCTGGGAGCTACAGCGCTCGGAAACCTCCTGCTCTGGATCGGCCCGCTCATGTATAACGCATGGCCCTTGTGGATGTGCTGGAGCGTATTCCTTGCCGTCTGCATCGTATCTATGGGCGTAATGTTCGGCATGGTCAACTGGCTCGAACGAGTGACCAAGGCATAA
- a CDS encoding peptide MFS transporter has protein sequence MFNNQPKGLYVLALANTGERFGYYTMLAIFLLFLQAKFGLDSTVSGQIYAGFLALVYFMPLIGGWVADKWSFSKCVVTGLAVMFVGYLIMSIPTDIRSTSSLIILIFALLLISCGTGLFKGNLQVMVGDLYNEARYSGQRDAAFSLFYMAINIGSMFAPMTATAMCNLALNGKGLTYVSSLPALCNNYLDGHENAAELIATASENGMNPGTDIAAFANDYITTLSTGYSYAFAIACGSLIVSFLIYFLGRSTYAHILTDKKQAVSAKTVTNSGPELTPAQTKQRVVALLLVFAVVIFFWMVFHQNGATLTEFAKSCTSPQAEGWTRIGFNVWALSSIAIGVYALFNLFQSKGTLSRVISIVIIALVAVALNYFYSHTDNPLTGIQPQEYQQFNPFYVVALTPFSLAIFGWLAKRGKEPSAPRKIGYGMIMAAVAYGLMLIGSLSIVGTTATVSPNWLISTYLLLTFAELLLSPMGISFVSKVAPPKLKGSMMGGWFAATAVGNYLVSIPMVLWGKIPVYVLWGILVAICLVSAVFIFSIMRKLEAATADTPLPLTPTPSKPSGTKPSDTWPALFA, from the coding sequence ATGTTCAACAACCAACCAAAAGGCTTATACGTGCTCGCGCTTGCCAACACCGGCGAGCGTTTCGGCTACTATACCATGCTTGCAATCTTCCTGCTGTTCCTGCAGGCAAAATTCGGGCTCGACTCCACCGTATCCGGCCAGATTTACGCAGGCTTTCTCGCTCTTGTCTACTTCATGCCCCTTATCGGCGGATGGGTCGCAGACAAGTGGAGCTTTTCAAAATGTGTAGTCACAGGACTTGCAGTCATGTTTGTCGGCTACCTCATCATGTCGATTCCAACCGATATCCGAAGCACCTCGTCACTCATAATCCTGATATTCGCACTTCTGCTCATTTCCTGCGGTACGGGTCTGTTCAAAGGCAACCTTCAGGTGATGGTCGGCGACCTCTACAACGAAGCCCGCTATAGCGGACAGCGCGATGCCGCATTCTCGCTTTTCTACATGGCAATAAACATAGGTTCTATGTTCGCGCCCATGACTGCGACTGCCATGTGTAATCTTGCACTGAACGGCAAGGGCCTCACTTATGTGTCCTCACTTCCTGCTCTCTGCAACAATTATCTTGACGGACACGAAAACGCAGCCGAACTGATTGCCACCGCCTCTGAAAACGGCATGAATCCCGGAACAGACATAGCAGCATTCGCAAACGACTATATCACAACACTCTCGACCGGCTACAGCTATGCTTTCGCGATAGCCTGCGGTTCGCTCATCGTCAGCTTCCTGATCTATTTCCTCGGCCGTAGCACATACGCCCACATACTGACCGACAAGAAACAGGCTGTTTCGGCCAAAACCGTTACCAATTCCGGTCCGGAGCTGACTCCCGCACAGACCAAGCAGCGCGTCGTTGCGCTTTTGCTCGTCTTTGCCGTGGTGATTTTCTTCTGGATGGTATTCCACCAGAACGGCGCGACACTCACCGAATTTGCCAAGAGCTGCACCTCGCCTCAAGCCGAAGGATGGACCCGTATCGGATTCAATGTCTGGGCATTGTCGAGCATCGCCATCGGCGTCTATGCGCTCTTCAACCTTTTCCAGTCGAAAGGCACTCTCAGCCGTGTGATTTCAATCGTCATCATCGCACTCGTGGCCGTAGCGCTCAACTATTTCTACTCCCACACCGACAATCCCCTCACCGGCATACAGCCTCAGGAATACCAGCAGTTCAACCCCTTCTATGTCGTGGCGCTCACTCCATTCTCGCTTGCCATTTTCGGCTGGCTTGCCAAACGCGGCAAAGAGCCGTCGGCACCACGCAAAATCGGCTATGGCATGATTATGGCAGCCGTAGCCTACGGTCTCATGCTCATAGGCTCGCTGTCAATCGTCGGGACAACCGCCACAGTGTCGCCCAACTGGCTTATCTCGACCTACCTTCTCCTGACCTTCGCCGAACTTCTGCTTTCGCCGATGGGTATAAGCTTTGTCAGCAAGGTCGCACCCCCGAAGCTCAAAGGCTCGATGATGGGCGGATGGTTCGCAGCCACAGCCGTAGGCAACTATCTCGTGTCTATTCCGATGGTGCTTTGGGGTAAAATCCCTGTCTATGTCCTCTGGGGCATCCTCGTGGCCATCTGCCTCGTCTCGGCTGTGTTTATTTTCTCAATCATGAGGAAACTCGAAGCCGCTACCGCCGATACCCCGCTCCCGCTGACACCGACCCCCTCGAAACCGTCGGGGACGAAGCCATCTGATACATGGCCGGCCCTATTTGCCTAA
- a CDS encoding putative sugar nucleotidyl transferase → MKNIILFDPVEARDRLLPLTLTRPVALIRHGITTISEKWQKAIPGAYSYSTQDYLSMKYPMVEATDGDNLFIAGNLHPDSKLVEAILALNIGEALTFNGETIARRGNGNPTSETEYDGTPFRLSNIWDIFMLNDEAIRRDFELLTAGRSSRPLSDSCRLIGDPSQLFIEEGATVECANINVSKGPVYIGRDAEVMEGACLRGPIAMCEHSVVNMGGKIYGATTLGPYCKVGGELNNVVMTGFSNKAHDGFLGNAVIGEWCNLGAGCTASNLKNTYAPSSSGAWPRDASSRPTCSSADSSWATTQRPESTQCSTPPQLSVSVSTSMAQDSRGHICHRSPKVRRSA, encoded by the coding sequence ATGAAAAATATCATACTCTTCGATCCGGTTGAGGCGCGCGACCGTCTGCTTCCGCTGACGCTGACCCGCCCGGTGGCTCTCATTCGCCACGGCATAACCACCATTTCCGAAAAATGGCAGAAAGCCATACCGGGCGCCTATTCATATTCGACTCAGGACTACCTGTCGATGAAATATCCTATGGTCGAAGCCACTGACGGCGACAACCTGTTCATCGCCGGCAACCTCCACCCCGACAGCAAGCTTGTCGAAGCCATTCTTGCCCTCAACATTGGGGAAGCCCTCACCTTCAACGGAGAGACAATCGCACGCAGAGGCAACGGCAACCCGACCTCTGAAACCGAATATGACGGAACTCCCTTCCGCCTCAGCAACATCTGGGATATCTTCATGCTCAACGACGAGGCCATACGCCGCGATTTCGAACTCCTCACCGCCGGACGCTCTTCCCGTCCGCTCAGCGACAGCTGCCGTCTCATCGGCGACCCCTCGCAGCTCTTCATCGAAGAAGGTGCGACAGTCGAATGCGCAAACATTAACGTGTCGAAAGGCCCGGTCTACATCGGACGCGATGCCGAGGTGATGGAAGGCGCATGTCTGCGCGGACCGATCGCCATGTGCGAGCACTCGGTAGTCAACATGGGCGGAAAAATCTATGGAGCGACCACTCTCGGCCCTTACTGCAAGGTCGGTGGAGAGCTCAACAACGTCGTGATGACCGGTTTCTCCAACAAAGCCCACGACGGATTCCTCGGCAACGCCGTCATCGGCGAATGGTGTAACCTCGGCGCAGGCTGCACCGCATCGAACCTCAAGAACACCTATGCCCCGTCAAGCTCTGGAGCATGGCCGAGGGACGCTTCATCAAGACCGACCTGCAGTTCTGCGGACTCATCATGGGCGACCACTCAAAGGCCGGAATCAACACAATGTTCAACACCGCCACAGTTATCGGTGTCGGTGTCAACTTCTATGGCGCAGGATTCCCGAGGACATATCTGCCATCGTTCACCGAAGGTTCGCCGCTCGGCATGA
- a CDS encoding HAD family hydrolase — MKTLYVSDMDGTLLGTDSRVSCETAEIVSGLSRCGTAITVATARTPATVDVLLEDTYTSIPAIVMTGAALWDRERRRYLRPVLMDGNVASEVVAVFAAEGVDPFVYDLGDGERLNVYHRSEMNRQERHFYEERRHLEGKRFVLGDSRELTVPSASTILVFGMGEAVRVEAVVERLRGVDGVSVSCYRDIFNHDVANIEVFGAGVSKAAAIKWLAGHIGAKRITVYGDNLNDLPMFGIADEAVAVANAMPEVIAAADRVIGPNSESSVARDIRRLAGGC; from the coding sequence ATGAAAACTCTATATGTAAGCGATATGGACGGGACGTTGCTGGGGACTGACAGCAGGGTCAGCTGTGAGACGGCGGAGATTGTCAGCGGGCTTTCTCGGTGCGGGACGGCGATTACGGTGGCCACCGCGCGGACTCCGGCCACGGTCGATGTGCTGCTTGAGGATACCTATACGTCGATTCCGGCCATTGTCATGACCGGGGCGGCGCTGTGGGACAGGGAGCGCAGGCGCTATCTGCGCCCTGTGCTGATGGATGGAAATGTGGCGTCCGAGGTGGTGGCTGTGTTTGCGGCCGAGGGTGTCGATCCGTTTGTCTATGACCTTGGCGACGGGGAAAGGCTCAATGTCTATCACCGAAGCGAGATGAACCGTCAGGAGAGGCATTTCTACGAGGAGCGCCGCCATCTGGAGGGGAAGCGCTTCGTGTTGGGCGACAGCCGTGAGCTTACTGTCCCGTCGGCTTCGACCATACTCGTGTTCGGCATGGGTGAGGCTGTGAGGGTCGAGGCCGTGGTGGAGCGTCTGCGGGGAGTGGACGGTGTATCGGTGTCGTGCTACCGCGATATTTTCAACCATGACGTGGCCAATATCGAGGTTTTCGGTGCGGGTGTCAGCAAGGCTGCGGCCATAAAGTGGCTTGCCGGCCATATCGGGGCGAAGCGCATCACGGTCTACGGGGATAATCTCAACGATCTGCCGATGTTTGGAATTGCCGACGAGGCTGTGGCCGTTGCCAATGCGATGCCGGAGGTTATCGCTGCTGCCGACCGTGTGATCGGGCCTAACAGTGAGTCGTCGGTCGCCCGCGACATCAGGCGGCTCGCCGGCGGGTGCTGA
- a CDS encoding WG repeat-containing protein: protein MKKNILLSKSLVRLLLLALLPAISSCGSEGNDMNTSLIPILSGKSYGYINLEGVYMINPQFDEAGEFFDRRALVRKGNLYGYIDEKGTYVIPPKYVSATPFSEGVAWTVEADGAPTLIDTDGNTQLVAKDAEKVWVFTEGMAKVLTTKSDNSKVYGFLDRKGQFAITPQFDQAYPFSDGMANVRIGKNSGYVDKKGRMEISDSIMKCVSSFFRGYAIVENGNGDYGLIDSKGRLEINPQFSEIYPDGDMLIVATSGDEKNYGWCDRNGKFIINPQFRNASFFSNNDYAPVKIGNSWGYIDRKGKIVINPQFDDALSFIDNKVAFVKTGDKVGIIDKDGKYVANPQFDELPGMYMLNMAYGIPATSVNYYVTTRYFNVEKAVDMVMDNVTKEGIRGITLKTPISKIIKDFNIHERNLYGSYGATNITSAELGKNLFATFSIEGDFFQDVSDGWWGTTSVLVKNATPKALHYSLQTTGLAIGKERKLFKALADRMNLKINSDKNSATGNYGKNHIWLTLNENEIKISMTPGGKNYADVPDSTLIIEELIEDQTSAETFEGKINNKYGIVMQLLILGSDVSGTYHYTSRKSPITLSGTLDSDGTIRLEEKTGGKITGQFAGTYTPSEISGTWISADGKTRMPFVVERSNN, encoded by the coding sequence ATGAAGAAAAATATATTATTATCCAAAAGCCTCGTCCGTCTTCTCCTTCTCGCTCTTCTTCCGGCAATCAGTTCGTGCGGGAGCGAAGGAAATGACATGAATACGTCACTCATACCTATCCTCAGTGGTAAAAGCTACGGCTACATCAACCTTGAAGGAGTCTACATGATAAATCCGCAATTTGATGAAGCCGGTGAATTTTTCGATAGGCGCGCACTCGTGCGCAAAGGCAATCTTTACGGATATATCGATGAAAAAGGCACTTATGTCATCCCGCCAAAATACGTCAGTGCCACGCCTTTTTCCGAAGGAGTGGCATGGACAGTGGAGGCCGACGGCGCGCCGACTCTGATTGACACCGACGGCAACACCCAGCTTGTGGCAAAAGATGCCGAAAAAGTCTGGGTATTTACAGAAGGAATGGCCAAGGTCTTGACAACAAAATCTGACAACTCTAAAGTATACGGCTTCTTGGACAGAAAAGGGCAATTCGCAATAACGCCACAATTTGACCAGGCATATCCGTTCAGTGATGGAATGGCCAATGTACGTATCGGGAAAAATTCGGGCTATGTCGATAAGAAAGGACGAATGGAAATAAGCGACTCTATAATGAAATGCGTCTCATCGTTCTTTAGAGGATATGCCATCGTTGAAAACGGCAATGGCGACTATGGATTAATTGATTCCAAAGGACGGCTTGAAATAAACCCACAGTTTTCTGAAATATATCCTGACGGAGACATGCTTATCGTAGCGACCTCCGGCGATGAAAAAAACTACGGATGGTGTGACCGAAACGGAAAATTCATCATTAATCCTCAGTTTCGCAATGCCTCATTTTTCAGCAACAACGATTATGCCCCGGTTAAGATAGGAAACAGCTGGGGATATATCGACCGTAAGGGTAAAATAGTCATTAATCCACAATTTGACGATGCTCTCTCCTTTATTGACAATAAAGTGGCATTCGTCAAAACGGGTGATAAAGTAGGAATTATCGACAAAGATGGCAAATATGTGGCAAATCCACAATTTGACGAACTCCCGGGAATGTATATGCTGAATATGGCATACGGAATCCCCGCCACAAGTGTAAATTACTATGTCACCACCCGCTACTTCAACGTTGAAAAAGCCGTGGATATGGTGATGGACAACGTGACAAAAGAAGGAATCAGAGGAATAACACTAAAAACCCCGATTTCAAAAATTATCAAGGATTTTAATATTCACGAACGTAATCTCTACGGAAGCTATGGAGCGACAAATATCACATCTGCCGAACTTGGCAAAAATCTCTTCGCGACATTCAGTATTGAAGGCGACTTTTTCCAAGACGTATCCGACGGATGGTGGGGTACGACAAGCGTACTTGTAAAAAACGCAACCCCGAAAGCACTGCATTACTCTCTTCAGACAACAGGGCTGGCTATCGGGAAGGAACGAAAGTTATTCAAAGCCTTAGCTGACAGAATGAATCTTAAAATCAATTCTGACAAAAACTCGGCTACCGGAAATTATGGTAAAAACCACATCTGGCTGACTCTAAACGAGAATGAAATCAAAATATCAATGACTCCCGGAGGGAAAAATTATGCCGACGTACCGGATTCCACTCTCATCATTGAAGAACTCATCGAAGATCAAACCTCAGCGGAGACATTCGAAGGTAAAATCAACAACAAATATGGAATCGTCATGCAGCTTCTGATTCTCGGGTCAGATGTAAGCGGGACATACCATTACACCTCTCGCAAATCACCGATTACTCTGTCAGGCACACTTGACAGCGACGGCACTATCCGGCTCGAAGAAAAAACCGGCGGGAAGATTACCGGACAGTTTGCCGGCACATACACCCCGTCGGAAATCTCAGGAACATGGATTTCAGCCGACGGCAAAACCCGTATGCCTTTCGTTGTCGAGCGCAGCAATAATTAG
- a CDS encoding energy transducer TonB: MKHSINILRRIVALMLLSISLIPANAYNYDEEAGLRNFRDKSYVAALPMLQRAAKAGSLPALDALGQMYEHGWGVKADRTIMMNMYNKAALHNYPPTLFHLATYYYDSGQTDKGLEMMIKASEHGSTEASMALGKLYMADDKEKAIRYYRHAADNGEYSAFNEIGRIYTLDNDWPNALEYLTEANRHNTISNDMKLALATMKAQGLGTTKNLEGALSLLTELYENGYEPATSLYNEVKTAANKITAPVYPGGINALYAFLRKNARKPHAAIPSALNGTATVEFIITPDGTVSNPQYVRRCNVRVDEEVMRLVRLLRGWKPATKGGKPCSTVTRLSMSFSPAYNAEIQFTKVK, translated from the coding sequence ATGAAACATTCAATAAATATACTTCGGAGAATAGTAGCACTCATGCTGCTTTCTATTTCGCTGATACCCGCAAACGCCTACAATTATGATGAGGAAGCCGGACTGAGAAACTTCCGTGATAAATCTTATGTGGCAGCTCTCCCTATGCTTCAGCGTGCAGCCAAAGCAGGAAGTCTCCCGGCTCTTGATGCTCTCGGGCAGATGTATGAACACGGATGGGGAGTAAAAGCCGACAGAACAATCATGATGAACATGTATAACAAGGCTGCCTTACACAACTATCCTCCAACCCTATTTCATCTCGCAACCTATTATTACGATAGCGGCCAGACAGACAAGGGATTGGAAATGATGATAAAAGCGTCGGAACACGGATCAACAGAAGCCAGCATGGCCTTAGGCAAACTCTATATGGCTGATGACAAAGAAAAAGCCATCAGATACTACCGCCATGCAGCGGATAACGGTGAATATTCGGCTTTCAATGAAATAGGCCGTATATACACGCTTGACAATGACTGGCCCAATGCACTCGAATATCTGACAGAGGCCAACAGGCATAACACTATCAGCAACGACATGAAGTTAGCTCTCGCGACCATGAAAGCCCAAGGCTTGGGCACTACAAAGAATCTGGAAGGAGCATTAAGCCTCCTGACCGAACTATATGAAAACGGATATGAACCCGCGACTTCTCTATATAACGAGGTCAAGACCGCAGCAAACAAGATTACCGCGCCCGTATACCCCGGCGGAATCAATGCTCTTTATGCTTTCCTGCGGAAGAATGCCCGGAAACCTCATGCCGCAATCCCATCCGCACTAAACGGGACAGCCACTGTCGAATTCATTATCACTCCAGACGGAACAGTCAGCAATCCACAATATGTACGAAGGTGCAACGTCAGGGTTGACGAAGAAGTCATGCGGCTTGTCCGACTCCTGCGCGGATGGAAGCCTGCAACCAAAGGTGGAAAACCATGCAGTACAGTAACACGTCTGTCAATGTCATTTTCACCTGCCTATAACGCCGAAATCCAATTTACGAAGGTTAAATAA
- the pyrE gene encoding orotate phosphoribosyltransferase has protein sequence MKNLDLILAEKLLKISAIKLQPENPFTWASGWNSPIYTDNRKTLSYPDVRNFIKVELTRIILENFGDVDAIAGVATGAIAQGALVSDTLGLPYVYVRSTPKDHGLENLIEGDLRPGQKVVVIEDLVSTGGSSLKAVEAIRNAGCEVIGMVAIFSYEFPVAVKRFKEANVNLMTLSNYSALITAALETGFIRESDVATLKEWRKDPSLWTPDSPKVDE, from the coding sequence ATGAAAAATCTTGACCTTATCCTCGCAGAGAAGCTACTGAAAATCAGTGCTATCAAACTTCAGCCGGAAAACCCTTTCACTTGGGCGTCAGGCTGGAACTCACCCATCTATACGGATAATCGCAAGACACTCTCCTATCCCGATGTCCGCAATTTTATCAAGGTCGAGCTCACCCGCATTATCCTCGAGAACTTCGGAGATGTCGACGCCATCGCAGGTGTGGCCACCGGCGCGATAGCCCAAGGCGCTCTCGTTTCCGACACACTCGGTCTCCCATACGTCTATGTCCGCTCGACCCCCAAGGATCACGGACTTGAAAACCTCATCGAAGGCGACCTCCGCCCCGGACAGAAAGTAGTGGTCATCGAAGACCTCGTATCGACTGGCGGAAGCAGCCTCAAGGCCGTCGAAGCCATCCGCAACGCCGGCTGCGAAGTCATCGGCATGGTCGCTATATTCAGCTACGAATTCCCCGTGGCAGTAAAGCGCTTCAAGGAAGCAAACGTCAACCTCATGACACTTTCGAACTACTCGGCCCTCATCACCGCAGCCCTCGAAACCGGATTTATCCGCGAGAGCGACGTCGCAACCCTCAAGGAATGGCGCAAAGACCCCTCGCTCTGGACTCCCGACTCCCCCAAGGTCGATGAATAA
- a CDS encoding Rieske (2Fe-2S) protein yields MPALLRKLLPALTLAAMLTACESVDDDRIPYAEVHLTFHTVGDWNIYGVQGDAASSRTYIFNSKERVPSNFPYTTLDRTGYGGLLLVTDVLGDLHAYDLACPFEVRPNVRVSIPEGELFARCPSCGSTFDVFQNRGNPISGPAQERGYALRRYSVVSGGATEYRVVTR; encoded by the coding sequence ATGCCCGCTCTCCTTCGCAAACTGCTCCCGGCGCTCACGCTCGCAGCTATGCTGACGGCATGCGAGTCGGTCGATGACGACCGCATCCCATACGCCGAAGTCCATCTGACATTCCACACCGTCGGCGACTGGAACATATATGGCGTGCAGGGCGACGCAGCCTCATCGCGCACCTACATATTCAACTCCAAGGAGCGCGTCCCCTCCAACTTCCCCTACACGACACTCGACCGCACCGGCTACGGCGGCCTGCTGCTCGTCACCGACGTGCTCGGCGACCTCCACGCCTACGACCTCGCATGTCCGTTCGAAGTGCGCCCAAACGTCCGCGTGTCCATTCCCGAAGGCGAACTCTTCGCCCGCTGCCCATCGTGCGGGAGCACGTTCGACGTGTTCCAGAACCGTGGCAACCCCATCTCAGGCCCGGCACAGGAACGGGGCTACGCCCTCAGACGCTACTCGGTCGTCTCGGGCGGAGCGACAGAATATCGCGTCGTGACCCGCTGA
- a CDS encoding NUDIX hydrolase, with the protein MNSVNEDEKMKWETLSSEYLFRRPWLTARRDVVRLPNGTVYDEYYVLEYPMWINVIAITPEGKFVMVKQYRHGLGIVATELCAGVAERGEDPLTTAQRELLEETGFGGGEWELSMVISANPSSQNNLSYSFIARDVERIAEQHLDETEDIRVELLSEDEVWDMLVNDNMKQALMAAPLWKYFALKGRQK; encoded by the coding sequence ATGAATTCTGTCAATGAAGATGAGAAGATGAAATGGGAGACCCTCAGCAGTGAGTATCTCTTCCGCCGTCCGTGGCTCACAGCCCGGCGCGATGTCGTGCGTCTGCCCAACGGCACTGTGTATGACGAGTATTATGTGCTTGAATACCCTATGTGGATCAATGTGATTGCCATCACTCCGGAGGGTAAGTTTGTGATGGTGAAGCAATACCGTCACGGACTCGGCATCGTGGCGACGGAGCTTTGCGCGGGTGTGGCGGAGAGGGGTGAAGACCCGCTGACCACGGCGCAGCGCGAGCTGCTTGAGGAGACCGGTTTCGGTGGCGGGGAGTGGGAGCTGTCGATGGTCATTTCGGCCAATCCGAGCAGCCAGAACAATCTCAGCTACAGTTTCATCGCCCGTGATGTGGAGCGCATCGCCGAGCAGCATCTCGACGAGACCGAGGATATCCGGGTCGAATTGCTCAGCGAGGATGAGGTCTGGGATATGCTTGTCAACGACAACATGAAGCAGGCTCTTATGGCTGCTCCGCTCTGGAAATATTTCGCTCTGAAAGGACGGCAGAAATAA
- a CDS encoding helix-turn-helix domain-containing protein, translating to MRKFKGIAESLGTGLSHEETLLLLNAGYDVNGIAETKGIKPRTVYSHIVSLIRQDKLTDFSAIITREQYMRVMTVARENPDGMWDILNSEMPDGLPSVALAISDFLLRQKEK from the coding sequence ATACGCAAGTTCAAGGGGATTGCCGAGTCGCTGGGGACAGGGCTGTCACACGAAGAGACGCTTCTGCTTCTCAATGCGGGCTATGATGTCAACGGCATCGCCGAGACCAAGGGTATCAAGCCGCGGACTGTCTACAGCCATATCGTGTCGCTCATCCGTCAGGACAAGCTGACCGACTTTTCGGCTATTATCACCCGCGAGCAGTATATGCGAGTGATGACCGTCGCGCGCGAGAATCCCGACGGGATGTGGGACATTCTCAACAGCGAGATGCCTGACGGCCTTCCCTCGGTTGCGCTCGCAATAAGCGACTTTCTGCTTAGGCAGAAAGAGAAATGA